From Brassica oleracea var. oleracea cultivar TO1000 chromosome C3, BOL, whole genome shotgun sequence, a single genomic window includes:
- the LOC106328583 gene encoding accelerated cell death 11 has protein sequence MADSNAERPLRKISTAFKELAATVSSPSPEVPVAQFSQACSLVSPLFGCLGIAFKFAEMDYVAKVEDLAKASSSVSTLVVMMDKDIEANCVRKAGSHTRNLLRVKRGLDMVRALFVEIIASEGDNSLKDPASKSYAQVFAPHHGWAIRKAVALGMYALPTRSQLLTMLNEEEAEAKIQMQSYVNASAPVIAYLDNLFLSKQLGIDW, from the exons ATGGCGGATTCTAACGCAGAGAGGCCGCTTCGAAAAATCTCAACCGCTTTCAAAGAACTAGCAGCCACCGTGAGCTCGCCGAGTCCTGAAGTCCCCGTGGCTCAGTTCTCTCAAGCTTGCTCTCTGGTCTCGCCTCTCTTTGGTTGCCTCGGGATCGCCTTCAAGTTCGCCGAGATGGACTATGTCGCCAAG GTTGAAGATCTTGCGAAGGCGTCGAGCTCAGTATCGACATTAGTTGTAATGATGGACAAAGATATCGAAGCAAACTGTGTAAGGAAAGCTGGTAGTCATACTAGAAACCTCCTGAGGGTGAAGCGTGGTCTTGACATGGTCAGGGCTCTCTTTGTAGAGATTATAGCTTCCGA AGGTGATAATTCTTTAAAGGATCCAGCATCCAAGTCTTATGCTCAAGTGTTTGCTCCACACCATGGATGGGCTATAAGGAAAGCTGTTGCTCTTGGGATGTACGCTCTTCCCACTAGGTCTCAGCTACTTACCATGCTCAATGAGGAAG AAGCGGAGGCTAAGATACAAATGCAAAGCTATGTCAATGCATCAGCTCCAGTAATCGCGTATCTTGATAATCTCTTCCTCTCCAAGCAACTTGGTATCGATTGGTGA
- the LOC106328581 gene encoding integrator complex subunit 3-like isoform X1 encodes MEKGKPFVASLHEVENQLELSLRQAFESLEPKLQPPFSQDIPDPQEFIELSRAIVYAALCDSGSSKTHIKHLHALVTDGYAFFTSLLVGTVVELYGKLVDAAKVQLLWLTKEMVDVSSVGLEDLLVSLLRRIGSGDYGEQNVWLCFELVSLFLDKWDCLLEDAPLVLTSALYSFLRLLADHCRVSGIPKLENVKRLEIKFCVKMFKEQLNLSLKIGRDLVRLLQDLVHISEFKEIWNDLVCSDVSKIYQSKTSSRYFLLRITPEMETQLRFLLGNVKLGSHKRHQVWFLKKFLLGPEKETVLIDIVRFICCAVHPTNEIIRSEIMPRWAVIGWFLELCRQNQYVEGRVKLALFYDWLFFDERMDSIMNVEPAVLLMLWSIPQYPHITHSLLEFLLHLVDAYDIACRDVITRGVASAFREIERKGVVQSLDMFLSNPEIATDLKKKLANLLSCHQDIN; translated from the coding sequence ATGGAAAAGGGAAAGCCTTTCGTTGCGTCCTTACACGAAGTAGAGAACCAACTTGAACTGTCACTGCGTCAAGCCTTCGAGAGTCTAGAGCCGAAGTTGCAGCCACCATTCTCTCAGGATATCCCAGACCCGCAGGAGTTTATTGAGCTCAGTAGAGCCATAGTTTATGCCGCGTTATGCGATTCTGGTTCCTCTAAAACCCACATCAAGCACTTACATGCTCTCGTCACTGATGGGTATGCGTTTTTCACTAGTTTGCTTGTTGGAACCGTTGTTGAACTCTACGGTAAACTTGTTGACGCAGCTAAGGTTCAGCTGCTTTGGTTAACAAAGGAGATGGTTGATGTTTCGAGTGTGGGACTGGAGGATTTGCTTGTTTCTCTACTGAGACGCATTGGAAGTGGGGATTATGGGGAGCAGAATGTTTGGCTTTGCTTTGAACTGGTGAGCTTGTTTCTTGACAAATGGGATTGCTTGCTTGAAGATGCGCCCTTGGTCTTGACTAGTGCTCTCTACAGTTTCCTTCGCTTATTAGCGGATCATTGTAGGGTCTCAGGGATACCGAAGCTGGAAAACGTGAAGAGACTAGAGATCAAATTCTGTGTCAAAATGTTTAAAGAACAGCTGAATTTGAGTTTGAAGATTGGAAGGGACCTTGTCCGGTTATTACAAGACCTAGTTCACATCTCCGAGTTTAAAGAGATATGGAATGATTTGGTGTGCTCTGACGTTTCAAAGATTTACCAGTCGAAGACTTCAAGTAGATACTTCCTTCTCCGGATAACTCCTGAGATGGAAACCCAGTTAAGGTTTTTGCTTGGGAATGTGAAGCTTGGAAGCCATAAGCGGCATCAGGTATGGTTCTTGAAGAAGTTTCTCTTGGGTCCTGAAAAAGAAACAGTTCTGATCGACATAGTCCGGTTCATCTGCTGTGCTGTTCACCCAACTAACGAGATCATCCGGTCAGAGATCATGCCAAGATGGGCTGTTATAGGTTGGTTTCTTGAACTGTGCAGGCAAAACCAGTACGTCGAAGGACGTGTTAAGCTAGCTCTGTTTTATGACTGGCTCTTCTTTGACGAAAGAATGGATAGCATTATGAATGTTGAACCTGCTGTGCTCTTGATGTTATGGTCGATACCTCAGTATCCACACATCACTCACTCTTTACTTGAGTTCTTACTCCATCTTGTAGATGCTTATGACATAGCCTGTCGAGATGTGATCACGAGAGGTGTGGCATCAGCTTTCAGAGAGATTGAGAGAAAGGGAGTGGTTCAATCGCTGGATATGTTCCTATCAAATCCTGAGATTGCAACAGATCTAAAGAAGAAGCTAGCAAACTTGTTGTCATGTCATCAGGACATTAACTGA
- the LOC106328581 gene encoding integrator complex subunit 3-like isoform X2: MPRYAILVPLKPTSSTYMLSSLMAKVQLLWLTKEMVDVSSVGLEDLLVSLLRRIGSGDYGEQNVWLCFELVSLFLDKWDCLLEDAPLVLTSALYSFLRLLADHCRVSGIPKLENVKRLEIKFCVKMFKEQLNLSLKIGRDLVRLLQDLVHISEFKEIWNDLVCSDVSKIYQSKTSSRYFLLRITPEMETQLRFLLGNVKLGSHKRHQVWFLKKFLLGPEKETVLIDIVRFICCAVHPTNEIIRSEIMPRWAVIGWFLELCRQNQYVEGRVKLALFYDWLFFDERMDSIMNVEPAVLLMLWSIPQYPHITHSLLEFLLHLVDAYDIACRDVITRGVASAFREIERKGVVQSLDMFLSNPEIATDLKKKLANLLSCHQDIN; this comes from the exons ATGCCGCGTTATGCGATTCTGGTTCCTCTAAAACCCACATCAAGCACTTACATGCTCTCGTCACTGATGG CTAAGGTTCAGCTGCTTTGGTTAACAAAGGAGATGGTTGATGTTTCGAGTGTGGGACTGGAGGATTTGCTTGTTTCTCTACTGAGACGCATTGGAAGTGGGGATTATGGGGAGCAGAATGTTTGGCTTTGCTTTGAACTGGTGAGCTTGTTTCTTGACAAATGGGATTGCTTGCTTGAAGATGCGCCCTTGGTCTTGACTAGTGCTCTCTACAGTTTCCTTCGCTTATTAGCGGATCATTGTAGGGTCTCAGGGATACCGAAGCTGGAAAACGTGAAGAGACTAGAGATCAAATTCTGTGTCAAAATGTTTAAAGAACAGCTGAATTTGAGTTTGAAGATTGGAAGGGACCTTGTCCGGTTATTACAAGACCTAGTTCACATCTCCGAGTTTAAAGAGATATGGAATGATTTGGTGTGCTCTGACGTTTCAAAGATTTACCAGTCGAAGACTTCAAGTAGATACTTCCTTCTCCGGATAACTCCTGAGATGGAAACCCAGTTAAGGTTTTTGCTTGGGAATGTGAAGCTTGGAAGCCATAAGCGGCATCAGGTATGGTTCTTGAAGAAGTTTCTCTTGGGTCCTGAAAAAGAAACAGTTCTGATCGACATAGTCCGGTTCATCTGCTGTGCTGTTCACCCAACTAACGAGATCATCCGGTCAGAGATCATGCCAAGATGGGCTGTTATAGGTTGGTTTCTTGAACTGTGCAGGCAAAACCAGTACGTCGAAGGACGTGTTAAGCTAGCTCTGTTTTATGACTGGCTCTTCTTTGACGAAAGAATGGATAGCATTATGAATGTTGAACCTGCTGTGCTCTTGATGTTATGGTCGATACCTCAGTATCCACACATCACTCACTCTTTACTTGAGTTCTTACTCCATCTTGTAGATGCTTATGACATAGCCTGTCGAGATGTGATCACGAGAGGTGTGGCATCAGCTTTCAGAGAGATTGAGAGAAAGGGAGTGGTTCAATCGCTGGATATGTTCCTATCAAATCCTGAGATTGCAACAGATCTAAAGAAGAAGCTAGCAAACTTGTTGTCATGTCATCAGGACATTAACTGA
- the LOC106329850 gene encoding prosaposin-like: protein MINDDLPIALCERNSDKKLIKHQDEDWNETQVRPISEILAAVEWALIIKFGILFFFFCFLLALTCDASNPILLQPFVHDNQVCELCDKYLTLAIDYLQNEDNQNAFVEALHMTCSQIPPLQKQCLAMVDRYTQRFFTQVSLLKPHHICKSLNLCQPPLHSQGNCDACHDTVSQLLPKLKDPQTKLKIIRLLLKECKSLNNYQDKCKKMVFEYGPLMLADLENFLEKKDVCSILGVCPTHSFYVLPAALADS, encoded by the exons ATGATAAACGATGATCTTCCTATTGCTCTTTGTGAGAGAAATAGTGACAAGAAGTTGATTAAGCATCAAGATGAAGATTGGAATGAGACTCAAGTCAGACCCATCTCTGAAATTTTGGCGGCAGTTGAG TGGGCGTTAATTATTAAATTTGGAATCCTCTTCTTCTTCTTCTGCTTCCTATTGGCGCTGACCTGTGATGCTTCAAACCCCATTCTTCTCCAACCATTCG TTCATGATAACCAAGTCTGTGAGTTGTGTGATAAGTATCTCACCCTCGCCATTGATTACCTCCAAAATGAGGACAACCAGAATGCATTTGTTGAAGCCCTCCACATGACCTGCTCCCAGATTCCTCCTTTGCAAAAACAG TGTCTTGCCATGGTAGATCGTTATACCCAACGTTTCTTCACTCAAGTCTCCCTTCTCAAGCCCCACCATATCTGCAAGTCCCTTAACCTCTGTCAACCACCCCTTCATTCCCAAGGAAACTGTGATGCTTGCCACGATACTGTCTCTCAACTCCTCCCCAAACTCAAGGATCCTCAGACTAAG CTCAAGATAATTCGCTTGCTTCTCAAAGAATGCAAGTCCCTCAACAATTACCAGGACAAG TGCAAGAAGATGGTGTTCGAGTACGGCCCACTGATGCTTGCCGATTTGGAGAATTTTCTGGAAAAGAAAGACGTATGTTCTATCCTTGGCGTCTGTCCCACCCATAGTTTCTACGTCCTTCCTGCCGCGCTGGCAGATTCCTAG